A section of the Acanthochromis polyacanthus isolate Apoly-LR-REF ecotype Palm Island chromosome 1, KAUST_Apoly_ChrSc, whole genome shotgun sequence genome encodes:
- the si:ch211-244b2.4 gene encoding uncharacterized protein si:ch211-244b2.4 isoform X1 produces MASVGQSDEEDYSESESDVSEESDSEDFSDLEAGCQVYAKEPCKYYNGGGCRDGSSCSYLHICKYYLNGNCHYGSSCKLNHNKNGGRRSSGASSRASDQSTSSSPKLTDGRYFQWQLNDGSGWTDIDNDHVLEAQYSLPHTKSIKIYNTPYGAVSVDFKRMRVQGKRLKVRRLDDGNTVWLWYCTLRRKWMKYGAKDSKGNPGPVNCSDIEKKFQSNPTSSFTFSIGAQTYEIRFREMRQVGKKKRKVTRRPEYRQQQQQQQQQQAAAGVFQAASVLQNMAVGSKPVWQFEGDSGRWHEFKDRHGNECTVTSDDMERKYQQNPRDSMIFKVKGHSYKLDFGAMIQTNLKTQRTRRIRRVLV; encoded by the exons ATGGCGTCCGTCGGTC AGTCTGACGAGGAAGACTACTCTGAGAGTGAATCTGATGTCAGTGAAGAGTCAGACAGTGAGGATTTTTCTGATTTAGAAGCCGGCTGTCAG GTTTATGCAAAGGAGCCCTGCAAGTATTACAACGGTGGTGGCTGCAGAGATGGAAGCAGCTGCTCTTACCTGCACATCTGCAAATATTATCTGAATGGAAACTGTCACTATGGGTCCAGCTGTAAActtaatcacaataaaaatggaggAAGACGGTCTTCTGGTGCAAGCAGCCGGGCTTCGGATCAGTCCACATCCAGCA gcCCAAAACTCACTGATGGTCGATACTTTCAGTGGCAGTTAAATGATGGAAGCGGCTGGACGGATATTGATAATGATCACGTTCTGGAGGCTCAGTACTCGCTGCCCCACACCAAGAGCATCAAAATCTACAACACACCATACGG GGCAGTGAGTGTGGATTTTAAAAGAATGAGGGTGCAAGGGAAGAGGCTGAAAGTGAGACGTTTGGATGACGGTAACACTGTGTGGCTCTGGTACTGCACCTTACGGCGGAAGTGGATGAAGTATGGAGCCAAG gATTCAAAGGGAAACCCCGGTCCTGTGAACTGCTCTGACATagagaagaagttccagagtaATCCGACGAGCTCTTTTACATTCAGCATTGGTGCTCAAACCTATGAAATTAGATTCAGAG AAATGCGACAGGTGggcaaaaagaagaggaaagtaACACGCCGACCTGAATaccgacaacaacaacaacaacaacaacaacaacaagcagcGGCAGG TGTTTTTCAAGCAGCTTCAGTCCTCCAGAATATGGCTGTGGGCTCCAAACCTGTGTGGCAGTTTGAGGGAGACAGTGGAAGATGGCACGAGTTCAAAGACAGA CACGGCAATGAATGCACGGTAACCAGCGACGACATGGAGAGAAAATACCAGCAAAACCCTCGAGACAGCATGATCTTCAAAGTGAAGGGACACTCCTACAAGCTGGACTTTGGAG CAATGATCCAGACCAACCTGAAGACCCAGCGTACACGGAGGATCAGACGTGTGCTGGTGTGA
- the si:ch211-244b2.4 gene encoding uncharacterized protein si:ch211-244b2.4 isoform X2 gives MASVGQSDEEDYSESESDVSEESDSEDFSDLEAGCQVYAKEPCKYYNGGGCRDGSSCSYLHICKYYLNGNCHYGSSCKLNHNKNGGRRSSGASSRASDQSTSSSPKLTDGRYFQWQLNDGSGWTDIDNDHVLEAQYSLPHTKSIKIYNTPYGAVSVDFKRMRVQGKRLKVRRLDDGNTVWLWYCTLRRKWMKYGAKGNPGPVNCSDIEKKFQSNPTSSFTFSIGAQTYEIRFREMRQVGKKKRKVTRRPEYRQQQQQQQQQQAAAGVFQAASVLQNMAVGSKPVWQFEGDSGRWHEFKDRHGNECTVTSDDMERKYQQNPRDSMIFKVKGHSYKLDFGAMIQTNLKTQRTRRIRRVLV, from the exons ATGGCGTCCGTCGGTC AGTCTGACGAGGAAGACTACTCTGAGAGTGAATCTGATGTCAGTGAAGAGTCAGACAGTGAGGATTTTTCTGATTTAGAAGCCGGCTGTCAG GTTTATGCAAAGGAGCCCTGCAAGTATTACAACGGTGGTGGCTGCAGAGATGGAAGCAGCTGCTCTTACCTGCACATCTGCAAATATTATCTGAATGGAAACTGTCACTATGGGTCCAGCTGTAAActtaatcacaataaaaatggaggAAGACGGTCTTCTGGTGCAAGCAGCCGGGCTTCGGATCAGTCCACATCCAGCA gcCCAAAACTCACTGATGGTCGATACTTTCAGTGGCAGTTAAATGATGGAAGCGGCTGGACGGATATTGATAATGATCACGTTCTGGAGGCTCAGTACTCGCTGCCCCACACCAAGAGCATCAAAATCTACAACACACCATACGG GGCAGTGAGTGTGGATTTTAAAAGAATGAGGGTGCAAGGGAAGAGGCTGAAAGTGAGACGTTTGGATGACGGTAACACTGTGTGGCTCTGGTACTGCACCTTACGGCGGAAGTGGATGAAGTATGGAGCCAAG GGAAACCCCGGTCCTGTGAACTGCTCTGACATagagaagaagttccagagtaATCCGACGAGCTCTTTTACATTCAGCATTGGTGCTCAAACCTATGAAATTAGATTCAGAG AAATGCGACAGGTGggcaaaaagaagaggaaagtaACACGCCGACCTGAATaccgacaacaacaacaacaacaacaacaacaacaagcagcGGCAGG TGTTTTTCAAGCAGCTTCAGTCCTCCAGAATATGGCTGTGGGCTCCAAACCTGTGTGGCAGTTTGAGGGAGACAGTGGAAGATGGCACGAGTTCAAAGACAGA CACGGCAATGAATGCACGGTAACCAGCGACGACATGGAGAGAAAATACCAGCAAAACCCTCGAGACAGCATGATCTTCAAAGTGAAGGGACACTCCTACAAGCTGGACTTTGGAG CAATGATCCAGACCAACCTGAAGACCCAGCGTACACGGAGGATCAGACGTGTGCTGGTGTGA